One stretch of Pseudomonas azotoformans DNA includes these proteins:
- the polA gene encoding DNA polymerase I: protein MSQAPLVLVDGSSYLYRAFHALPPLTTSKGLPTGAVKGVLNMLKSLRKQYPDSPFAVVFDAKGGTFRDDMYAEYKANRPSMPDDMRVQIEPLHQSVIALGFPLLCVEGVEADDVIGTLARSSAAADRPVVISTGDKDMAQLVDGHITLVNTMTGSAMDIEGVKEKFGVAPEQIIDYLALMGDSSDNIPGVPGIGPKTASGLLVGVNGGIKELYEQLDIVPTLPIRGAKTLPAKLEEHRESAFLSYQLATIKCDVPLDVGLDDLHLTEPDREKLLELYTLLEFKSWIDEVQRDAKRVELKAAPVAEQVVEAVAPAEAAYTTILNQATFDAWLKKLNDATLFAFDTETTGIDAQQAQLVGVSFAVQPHEAAYIPLTHSYIGAPEQLDRDTVLLALKPLLEDPSKLKVGQHAKFDMNILANCAIGGDPAQGITVRGIAFDTMLESYVLNSTATRHDMDSLAKKYLDYDTVAFQDIAGKGAKQLTFDQIALEQAGPYAAEDADVTLRLHQTLFAQLSAIPSLASVLTDIEIPLVPVLARIERQGALVDKDLLGVQSIELGNKMVELERQAFEIAGEEFNLGSPKQLGAILYEKLGLPVLKKTGKGQASTAEEVLAKLAEDDYPLPKVLMQYRSMSKLKSTYTDRLPEQINPRTGRIHTSYHQAVAATGRLSSSDPNLQNIPVRTAEGRRIRQAFVAPKGYKLLAADYSQIELRIMAHLSKDEGLMNAFRHNLDVHTATAAEVFKVELGEVTSDQRRSAKAINFGLIYGMGAQKLGKDIGVDTKTAKAYIDVYFARYPGVREYMERTRAQAADQGYVETFFGRRLYLPDINSNKPQERAAAERTAINAPMQGTAADIIKKAMVLVDNWLTDSGLDAKVILQVHDELVLEVREDLVAEVSEKIREHMSAAAKLDVPLLVEVGVGDNWDEAH from the coding sequence ATGAGCCAAGCACCCCTCGTCCTGGTGGACGGTTCTTCCTATCTGTACCGCGCCTTCCACGCGTTGCCACCGCTGACCACCTCCAAAGGCCTGCCGACCGGCGCGGTCAAGGGCGTGTTGAACATGCTCAAGAGCCTGCGCAAGCAGTACCCGGATAGCCCCTTCGCGGTGGTGTTCGACGCCAAGGGTGGGACCTTTCGCGATGACATGTACGCCGAATACAAGGCCAACCGCCCGAGCATGCCCGATGACATGCGCGTGCAAATCGAGCCGTTGCACCAGAGCGTGATCGCGCTGGGCTTCCCGTTGCTGTGCGTCGAAGGCGTCGAGGCCGATGACGTGATCGGCACCCTGGCGCGCAGCAGTGCGGCGGCTGACCGCCCCGTGGTGATCTCCACCGGTGACAAGGACATGGCGCAACTGGTCGACGGGCACATTACCTTGGTCAACACCATGACCGGTAGCGCGATGGACATCGAGGGCGTGAAGGAGAAATTCGGTGTCGCTCCCGAGCAGATCATCGACTATCTGGCGCTGATGGGCGATTCGTCTGACAACATTCCGGGCGTTCCGGGCATTGGTCCGAAGACTGCTTCCGGCTTGCTGGTGGGCGTGAACGGCGGCATCAAAGAGCTTTATGAGCAATTGGATATCGTGCCGACCTTGCCTATCCGTGGCGCCAAGACGCTGCCGGCCAAGCTGGAAGAGCATCGGGAGAGTGCTTTTCTTTCCTACCAATTGGCGACGATCAAGTGTGATGTGCCATTGGATGTCGGCCTGGATGACCTGCATCTGACCGAGCCGGATCGCGAAAAGCTGCTGGAGTTGTACACGCTGCTGGAGTTCAAGAGCTGGATTGATGAGGTCCAGCGCGATGCCAAGCGTGTAGAGCTCAAGGCTGCGCCGGTTGCCGAGCAAGTCGTCGAGGCAGTAGCGCCGGCAGAGGCCGCCTACACCACCATCCTCAATCAAGCGACGTTCGACGCCTGGCTGAAGAAGCTCAACGATGCGACGTTGTTCGCCTTCGACACCGAAACCACTGGTATCGATGCCCAGCAGGCGCAGTTGGTCGGCGTCTCCTTCGCTGTGCAGCCCCACGAAGCGGCCTACATCCCGCTGACCCATTCCTACATCGGCGCGCCGGAGCAGTTGGACCGCGACACTGTGCTGTTGGCCCTGAAACCGCTGCTGGAAGACCCGAGCAAGCTCAAGGTTGGCCAGCACGCCAAGTTCGACATGAACATCCTGGCCAACTGCGCCATCGGTGGCGACCCGGCGCAGGGCATCACCGTGCGCGGCATCGCGTTCGACACCATGCTTGAATCCTATGTGCTGAACTCCACGGCAACCCGCCATGACATGGACAGCCTGGCCAAGAAGTACCTGGACTACGACACCGTCGCCTTCCAGGACATCGCCGGCAAGGGCGCCAAGCAGCTGACCTTCGACCAGATCGCCCTGGAGCAGGCCGGCCCTTATGCGGCGGAAGATGCTGATGTGACTTTGCGTTTGCATCAGACGCTGTTTGCCCAATTGAGCGCGATCCCGAGCCTGGCGAGCGTACTCACGGATATCGAGATTCCATTGGTACCGGTGCTGGCGCGTATCGAGCGTCAGGGTGCGCTGGTGGACAAGGACCTGTTGGGTGTCCAGAGCATCGAGCTGGGCAACAAGATGGTTGAGCTGGAGCGCCAGGCGTTCGAGATCGCCGGCGAGGAGTTCAACCTGGGCTCGCCCAAGCAGCTCGGCGCGATTCTTTATGAAAAACTCGGCCTGCCGGTGCTGAAGAAAACCGGCAAGGGCCAGGCGTCGACGGCCGAAGAAGTGCTGGCCAAGCTGGCTGAAGATGACTACCCGCTGCCCAAGGTGCTGATGCAGTACCGCAGCATGAGCAAGCTGAAAAGCACCTACACCGACCGCCTGCCGGAACAGATCAACCCGCGCACCGGGCGTATCCACACCTCCTATCACCAGGCGGTGGCGGCGACCGGGCGCCTTTCGTCCAGTGATCCGAACCTGCAGAACATTCCGGTGCGTACCGCCGAAGGGCGGCGGATTCGCCAGGCGTTTGTCGCGCCCAAGGGCTATAAGCTGCTGGCGGCGGATTATTCGCAGATCGAGCTGAGGATCATGGCGCACCTGTCCAAGGACGAAGGCTTGATGAACGCCTTCCGTCACAACCTGGACGTGCACACCGCCACGGCTGCCGAGGTGTTCAAGGTTGAGCTGGGCGAGGTCACCTCCGACCAGCGCCGCAGTGCCAAGGCGATCAACTTTGGTCTGATCTACGGCATGGGCGCGCAGAAGCTGGGCAAGGACATCGGCGTCGATACCAAGACGGCCAAGGCCTACATCGATGTGTATTTCGCCCGTTATCCCGGGGTTCGCGAGTACATGGAGCGCACCCGCGCCCAGGCGGCAGACCAAGGTTACGTGGAAACCTTCTTCGGCCGCCGCCTGTACTTACCCGACATCAACTCCAACAAGCCCCAGGAGCGCGCGGCCGCTGAACGCACCGCGATCAACGCGCCGATGCAGGGCACGGCGGCAGACATCATCAAGAAAGCCATGGTGCTGGTGGACAACTGGCTGACCGATTCGGGCCTGGATGCCAAGGTGATCCTGCAGGTGCACGATGAATTGGTACTGGAGGTGCGCGAGGATCTGGTGGCGGAGGTCAGCGAGAAGATTCGCGAGCATATGAGTGCAGCTGCGAAGCTGGATGTACCGCTGCTGGTGGAAGTCGGCGTGGGCGATAACTGGGATGAAGCGCACTAA
- the yihA gene encoding ribosome biogenesis GTP-binding protein YihA/YsxC: MQLKNPILGLCQQSTFMLSAAKVDQCPDDEGFEVAFAGRSNAGKSSALNTLTHASLARTSKTPGRTQLLNFFKLDDDRRLVDLPGYGYAKVPIPLKLHWQRHLEAYLGGRESLKGLILMMDIRHPMTDFDLLMLDWAVASGMPMHILLTKADKLTYGAAKNTLLKVQSEIRKGWGDAITIQLFSAPKRMGLEEAYTVLAGWMELADKGAELAE, from the coding sequence ATGCAACTCAAGAATCCCATCCTCGGCCTGTGCCAACAGTCCACGTTCATGCTCAGCGCCGCCAAAGTTGACCAATGCCCCGATGACGAAGGCTTTGAAGTCGCCTTTGCCGGTCGTTCCAACGCCGGTAAGTCCAGCGCGCTGAACACCCTGACTCACGCCAGCCTGGCGCGCACCTCGAAAACCCCGGGCCGCACGCAACTCCTCAATTTCTTCAAGCTAGACGATGATCGGCGTCTGGTCGACCTGCCGGGCTACGGTTACGCAAAAGTACCTATCCCGTTGAAGCTGCACTGGCAGCGTCACCTGGAGGCTTACCTGGGTGGCCGGGAGAGTTTGAAGGGTTTGATCCTGATGATGGACATCCGCCATCCGATGACCGATTTCGACCTGTTGATGCTCGATTGGGCGGTCGCCAGCGGCATGCCGATGCATATCCTGCTGACCAAGGCAGACAAGCTCACCTACGGCGCGGCCAAGAACACCTTGCTCAAAGTGCAGTCCGAAATTCGTAAAGGCTGGGGCGACGCGATCACTATCCAGCTGTTCTCGGCGCCGAAGCGCATGGGCCTGGAAGAGGCTTACACCGTGCTGGCCGGCTGGATGGAATTGGCGGACAAGGGCGCGGAACTCGCGGAATAA
- a CDS encoding c-type cytochrome, translated as MTKWLLAIGVLVPLYGAQATQDPEAVYNRVCVACHAGQLPNAPRRGDQAAWAPRLAQGMDTLVQHVTQGFKAMPPRGLCMDCSTEDYQAIIELMVSKPGR; from the coding sequence ATGACCAAGTGGTTGCTCGCTATCGGTGTCTTGGTCCCGCTTTACGGCGCTCAGGCTACACAGGATCCGGAAGCGGTGTACAACCGAGTTTGCGTGGCTTGCCATGCCGGCCAGTTGCCCAACGCCCCCAGACGAGGGGACCAGGCAGCCTGGGCGCCAAGACTGGCGCAGGGCATGGACACGCTGGTGCAACACGTGACCCAGGGTTTCAAGGCAATGCCGCCGCGTGGTTTGTGCATGGACTGCAGTACTGAGGATTACCAGGCCATCATTGAATTGATGGTGAGTAAACCCGGTAGATAA
- a CDS encoding c-type cytochrome, translated as MNKLIVSLLLTLGITGVAHAAGDATAGQAKAAVCGACHGPDGNSPAPNFPKLAGQGERYLTKQMQDIKSGKRTVLEMTGLLTNLSDQDLADIAAYFASQKGSVGAADPKLVARGEKLFRGGDLDKGLPACTGCHSPNGAGIAAAGFPHLSGQHATYIAKQLTDFRKEEAGRTNDGDAAIMRTIARKLSDEDIAAVSSYIQGLH; from the coding sequence ATGAACAAACTGATCGTGAGTCTGCTGTTGACCTTGGGCATCACCGGTGTTGCCCATGCTGCAGGCGACGCTACAGCGGGCCAGGCGAAAGCCGCCGTATGTGGTGCTTGCCATGGACCGGATGGTAACAGCCCGGCGCCGAACTTCCCCAAACTGGCCGGCCAGGGCGAGCGTTACCTGACCAAGCAGATGCAGGATATCAAGTCCGGCAAGCGCACGGTCCTGGAAATGACCGGCTTGTTGACCAATCTCAGCGATCAGGACCTGGCAGACATCGCGGCATATTTTGCCAGCCAGAAAGGCAGTGTGGGAGCTGCTGATCCGAAACTGGTGGCCCGCGGCGAGAAACTGTTCCGCGGCGGTGACCTGGACAAAGGCCTGCCTGCCTGCACCGGCTGCCATTCGCCCAATGGCGCGGGCATCGCCGCTGCCGGCTTCCCGCACTTGAGTGGCCAGCACGCCACCTACATCGCCAAGCAGCTGACTGATTTCCGCAAGGAAGAGGCCGGGCGCACCAATGATGGCGACGCGGCGATCATGCGCACCATCGCCCGCAAGCTGAGTGACGAGGACATTGCGGCGGTCTCCAGCTACATCCAGGGCCTGCACTGA
- the dsbA gene encoding thiol:disulfide interchange protein DsbA, whose translation MRNLILSAALVTASLFGMTAQAADVPLEAGKTYVELANPVPVSEPGKIEVVELFWYGCPHCYAFEPTINPWVEKLPKDVNFKRIPAMFGGPWDAHGQLFLTLEAMGVEHKVHNAVFDAIQKQGKRLTKPDEMADFVATQGVDKDKFLATFNSFAIQGQIKQAKELAQKYGVQGVPTMIVNGKYRFDLGTSGGPEQTLNVADQLIAKERAAK comes from the coding sequence ATGCGTAATCTGATCCTCAGCGCCGCTCTCGTCACTGCCAGCCTCTTCGGCATGACCGCACAAGCTGCCGACGTGCCGCTTGAAGCCGGTAAGACCTACGTTGAATTGGCCAACCCGGTTCCGGTTTCCGAGCCTGGCAAGATCGAAGTGGTGGAGCTGTTCTGGTACGGCTGCCCGCATTGCTACGCTTTTGAACCGACCATCAACCCATGGGTTGAAAAACTGCCCAAGGACGTGAACTTCAAGCGCATCCCGGCCATGTTCGGCGGCCCATGGGATGCCCACGGCCAACTGTTCCTGACCCTGGAAGCCATGGGTGTGGAGCACAAGGTCCACAACGCAGTATTCGACGCGATCCAGAAGCAAGGCAAGCGCCTGACCAAGCCAGACGAAATGGCTGACTTCGTGGCCACCCAAGGTGTCGACAAGGACAAGTTCCTGGCCACCTTCAACTCCTTCGCCATCCAGGGCCAGATCAAGCAGGCCAAGGAGCTGGCGCAGAAGTACGGTGTGCAAGGCGTTCCAACCATGATCGTCAACGGCAAGTACCGTTTCGACCTGGGCACCTCCGGTGGTCCTGAGCAGACCCTCAATGTGGCCGACCAACTGATCGCCAAAGAGCGCGCAGCCAAGTAA
- a CDS encoding endonuclease/exonuclease/phosphatase family protein, producing the protein MRRWGTERVVGLHDPQVNEHHLESTGLPADSRLRLLSFNIQVGISTEKYRHYLTRGWQHLLPHNGRAGNLQKIGNLLNDFDLVALQEADGGSMRSGYINQVEHLAQLGAFPYWYQQLNRNLGRLAQHSNGVLSRLKPTAIEDHPLPGPKGRGAILVRFGEGPEALVVVMMHLALGARTRTMQLAYIRELIGNYKHQVLMGDMNTHASDLLQNSPLRDLGLLAPQAEATFPSWRPQRCLDHILLSPTLTLESVQVLAQPISDHLPVAVEIRLPGSLTADALPALSPGLRGPLA; encoded by the coding sequence ATGCGCCGCTGGGGTACCGAACGTGTGGTTGGCCTGCATGATCCGCAGGTCAACGAACATCATCTGGAGTCCACGGGCCTGCCGGCAGACAGCCGTCTGCGCCTGCTCAGCTTCAATATCCAGGTGGGCATCAGTACCGAGAAATATCGGCACTATCTCACTCGCGGATGGCAGCACCTGCTGCCCCACAACGGGCGTGCCGGCAACTTGCAAAAAATCGGCAACCTGCTGAACGACTTCGACCTGGTCGCCCTGCAGGAAGCCGATGGCGGCAGCATGCGCTCCGGCTACATCAACCAGGTGGAGCACCTGGCCCAGCTCGGTGCCTTCCCTTATTGGTATCAGCAGCTCAACCGTAACCTCGGGCGTCTGGCACAGCACAGCAATGGCGTGCTCAGTCGCTTGAAGCCTACTGCCATCGAAGACCACCCGCTGCCAGGCCCCAAGGGCCGGGGTGCGATCCTCGTTCGTTTTGGCGAAGGCCCGGAAGCCCTGGTGGTCGTGATGATGCACCTGGCGCTGGGTGCACGTACTCGCACGATGCAACTGGCCTACATCCGAGAGCTGATTGGCAATTACAAGCACCAGGTGCTGATGGGGGACATGAACACCCACGCCAGCGACCTGTTACAGAATTCTCCGTTGCGCGACCTCGGGCTACTGGCGCCGCAAGCCGAAGCCACGTTCCCCAGCTGGCGCCCGCAACGCTGCCTTGACCATATCCTGCTCAGTCCTACCCTCACACTCGAGAGTGTGCAGGTGCTGGCGCAGCCCATCTCCGATCACCTGCCGGTCGCGGTAGAGATTCGTCTGCCGGGTTCGCTCACGGCTGATGCATTACCCGCGTTGAGCCCAGGCCTCCGCGGACCCCTTGCATGA
- a CDS encoding GGDEF domain-containing protein: MSDDAQRWKEKYLKSIEQQEKLERRWAARLDLLRRGLVRSTLAAEGTDRAVDQCMKEMRDVVRTDDMDAALAALLPRLEKAVLDSEQRRETRVDQISTALTSLVTQLQKLPLPREVARPLKTFAKQLDGRVGQAREIPLLLSELSGLQGQALNNLEPDGETPRPGPGLLQRLFGAKEVANEAVADESTPRPAPQPAAAKPVAVEPQPSEQSEELTQALRAFAPQPQETVAPVIEPVVPAQVAEPSNETFVYEAPPQAAAIETPVALVEPRPQVEEPAAESALAAFIETPEVQVETPDETTIGSLSLPPVLEEPDTDELQADGAYALPDSPEPSYSSVAKHIEDTLLGLLEELSLPERHRPQAEAMRERLAHGLNWYELLPILDDLAVLMLAITDSGQHEFEAYLKQLNERLEAFQGHLQVASEGHADSRSAARELDTQIREQVDGLQSSVQEAADLDSLKHVLESHLEGLLGTMDEHQQQRDLREQETAARLKGLAERVANMEQEAQGYREHLEVQRQKALIDPLTGLPNRAAWSERLDYEVNTWHQCGNNLSLAMLDLDHFKRINDGYGHLAGDKVLKIITNVLRKRLRPTDFIARFGGEEFVLLMPDSSLADALAVGEVLRAAIEACPFHFKGEPVTITVSMGVAQFQPGERSDLALKRADEALYRAKAAGRNQVQAA; encoded by the coding sequence ATGAGCGACGACGCCCAACGCTGGAAAGAGAAATACCTCAAGAGCATCGAGCAACAAGAGAAACTCGAACGCCGCTGGGCTGCCCGTCTCGACCTGCTGCGCCGTGGACTGGTGCGCAGCACGCTGGCGGCCGAGGGCACTGACCGCGCAGTCGACCAATGCATGAAGGAAATGCGCGATGTCGTCCGTACCGATGATATGGACGCCGCCCTCGCCGCCTTGCTGCCGCGCCTGGAAAAAGCTGTGCTGGACTCCGAGCAGCGTCGCGAAACCCGGGTCGATCAGATCAGCACCGCGCTGACGTCCCTGGTCACTCAACTGCAAAAACTACCGTTACCCCGAGAGGTGGCCCGGCCACTCAAGACGTTCGCCAAGCAGCTGGACGGCCGCGTCGGCCAGGCGCGAGAGATCCCGCTGTTGCTCAGCGAGTTGAGCGGCCTGCAAGGCCAGGCGCTGAACAACCTGGAGCCGGACGGCGAAACCCCGCGACCAGGGCCGGGGCTTTTGCAGCGCTTGTTCGGCGCCAAGGAAGTCGCGAACGAAGCGGTGGCAGACGAATCGACGCCCCGACCGGCCCCGCAGCCTGCGGCAGCCAAGCCAGTTGCAGTCGAGCCACAGCCGTCCGAGCAATCCGAGGAACTGACGCAAGCGTTGCGTGCCTTTGCGCCGCAGCCTCAAGAAACGGTCGCTCCTGTCATCGAGCCCGTAGTCCCCGCCCAGGTGGCCGAGCCGTCCAACGAAACCTTCGTCTATGAAGCCCCGCCTCAAGCCGCAGCTATTGAGACACCCGTAGCGCTTGTCGAGCCTAGGCCTCAAGTCGAAGAACCTGCAGCGGAAAGCGCCCTCGCCGCCTTCATCGAAACGCCTGAAGTTCAGGTCGAGACCCCGGATGAGACCACCATTGGCAGCTTGTCGCTCCCTCCAGTGCTGGAGGAGCCTGATACTGACGAGCTGCAAGCGGATGGAGCCTATGCCCTGCCCGACTCACCGGAGCCGTCCTACAGCTCCGTGGCCAAGCATATCGAAGACACCCTGCTCGGCCTGCTCGAAGAACTCTCGTTGCCCGAGCGTCACCGCCCCCAGGCCGAAGCCATGCGCGAGCGCCTGGCCCACGGCTTGAACTGGTACGAGCTGTTGCCGATCCTCGACGACCTGGCAGTCTTGATGCTGGCGATCACCGACAGCGGCCAGCATGAGTTCGAGGCTTACCTCAAGCAGCTCAACGAGCGCCTCGAGGCGTTCCAGGGCCACTTGCAAGTCGCCAGCGAGGGGCATGCCGACAGCCGCTCCGCCGCCCGAGAGCTGGACACGCAGATCCGCGAACAGGTCGATGGCCTGCAAAGCAGCGTGCAGGAAGCCGCCGACCTGGACAGCCTCAAGCACGTGTTGGAAAGCCACCTTGAGGGGCTGCTCGGCACCATGGATGAGCACCAGCAGCAGCGCGACCTGCGCGAGCAGGAGACGGCGGCGCGCCTGAAGGGCTTGGCTGAGCGTGTTGCCAATATGGAGCAAGAGGCCCAGGGCTATCGCGAGCACCTGGAGGTGCAGCGCCAGAAGGCGTTGATCGATCCGCTCACAGGCCTGCCCAACCGCGCAGCCTGGAGCGAACGCCTTGATTATGAGGTGAACACCTGGCACCAGTGCGGCAACAACCTGTCGCTGGCGATGCTGGACCTGGATCACTTCAAGCGTATCAACGATGGCTACGGCCACCTCGCTGGCGACAAGGTGCTGAAGATCATCACCAACGTGCTGCGCAAGCGCCTGCGCCCGACCGACTTTATCGCGCGCTTTGGTGGTGAAGAGTTTGTGTTGCTGATGCCCGACTCATCCCTGGCGGATGCCCTGGCCGTGGGCGAGGTGTTGCGTGCGGCGATTGAAGCGTGCCCGTTTCACTTCAAGGGCGAGCCGGTGACGATCACCGTGTCCATGGGCGTGGCGCAGTTCCAGCCGGGCGAGCGCAGTGACCTGGCGCTCAAGCGTGCCGACGAAGCGTTGTATCGGGCCAAGGCTGCCGGGCGAAACCAGGTGCAGGCCGCCTGA
- a CDS encoding N-acetylmuramoyl-L-alanine amidase: protein MKSLYFAFVFLLLAGCASGPRLDTSHPSVNHDNRVQFVVVHYTSTNLERSLALLTHGQVSSHYLIGDDASATIYKLVDESQRAWHAGESEWMGRTWLNSSSIGIEIVNPGYKDTPTGRLWYPYSEAQVKSLVVLLKDISKRNGIDPKNIIGHSDIAPLRKLDPGPLFPWKRLAAEGLGVWPDAQAVARFQVQYAAELPSVTWFQEELARLGYQTPQTGELDVATRHVIAAFQMHFRPSLFDGTPDAESAAILRALNRS from the coding sequence ATGAAATCCTTGTACTTCGCTTTTGTGTTCCTTCTGCTCGCAGGCTGTGCCAGCGGCCCTCGCCTGGATACCAGCCACCCCTCGGTGAACCACGACAACCGCGTGCAGTTCGTAGTCGTGCATTACACCTCCACCAACCTTGAACGCTCCCTGGCATTGCTCACCCATGGCCAGGTCAGCAGCCATTACCTGATCGGTGACGACGCCTCGGCCACCATCTACAAGCTGGTGGACGAGAGCCAGCGCGCCTGGCATGCCGGGGAGAGCGAGTGGATGGGCCGCACTTGGCTCAACTCCAGCTCAATTGGCATCGAGATCGTCAATCCTGGCTACAAGGACACGCCGACAGGCCGCTTGTGGTACCCGTACTCGGAGGCGCAGGTGAAGTCCCTGGTGGTTTTGCTCAAGGACATCAGCAAGCGCAACGGCATCGACCCCAAGAACATAATTGGCCACAGTGATATTGCGCCGTTGCGCAAGCTTGACCCGGGCCCGTTGTTCCCCTGGAAGCGGCTGGCCGCCGAAGGGTTGGGCGTTTGGCCGGATGCCCAGGCCGTTGCGCGCTTCCAGGTGCAATACGCCGCCGAGCTGCCAAGCGTCACCTGGTTCCAGGAAGAACTGGCCCGCCTGGGCTACCAGACGCCGCAGACCGGCGAGTTGGATGTGGCCACGCGCCATGTGATCGCAGCGTTCCAGATGCATTTCCGGCCGTCGCTGTTTGATGGCACGCCGGATGCGGAAAGTGCCGCGATCCTGCGCGCGTTGAACCGAAGCTAG